A genomic window from Candidatus Obscuribacterales bacterium includes:
- a CDS encoding ATP-binding protein, whose product MTSNRRIILTGASGVGKTTLAEPLSKELGLPIIPELGRDICRQLGYERIGDIPDQEAFKKSVLDAQIQTEDKNGGFVSDRSTIDCWVLWQRWNICQAMSYDTEAYYEKARKQSEKYTHIIFVPPMFPPVDDGFRWTDADYQKQIDRLTRMTLYEWNLLNRTLFVKGKSVEERLKEITSWL is encoded by the coding sequence TTGACCTCAAATCGTCGCATTATTCTCACTGGTGCTTCCGGCGTAGGTAAAACAACCTTGGCCGAGCCGCTCAGCAAAGAATTGGGCTTGCCCATTATTCCTGAACTGGGACGAGATATATGTCGGCAGTTGGGTTATGAACGCATAGGCGATATTCCTGATCAAGAAGCTTTCAAGAAATCTGTTCTTGATGCGCAGATTCAAACAGAAGATAAAAACGGTGGTTTTGTCTCCGATAGATCAACAATTGATTGTTGGGTCTTGTGGCAGCGCTGGAATATTTGCCAGGCGATGAGTTATGACACAGAGGCATATTACGAAAAGGCGCGCAAGCAATCAGAAAAATACACGCACATAATTTTCGTACCGCCGATGTTTCCGCCGGTAGACGACGGCTTTCGCTGGACAGATGCGGATTATCAAAAGCAAATCGATAGGCTAACGCGTATGACGTTGTACGAATGGAATTTACTCAATAGGACTTTGTTTGTCAAAGGCAAGTCAGTAGAAGAGCGCCTCAAAGAAATTACGAGTTGGCTATGA
- a CDS encoding uroporphyrinogen-III synthase, whose amino-acid sequence MSQNKSLKNLSILVTRSAHQASKLTSKLTALGADVTEMAVISIKPPDDFKPLDDAIYSLPEYEWVIFASVNAVNAVIERVQALNKSVGDFKQLKIAAIGPATAEALKQFGLEATFSPTAFIAESLASEFPGYPHLKGTRIFWPRTNVGRKYLLEKLHEAGALVDAVTAYQTEGPIDPESKADALVDMLANDKLNVITIMSSETVRSLSRLLQLGIERQAKANNHIDLTQLLSKVTLAAIGPETALAAKKELPAAIHCIEATTFTTDGLVKAIVDRFSH is encoded by the coding sequence ATGTCTCAAAATAAATCACTTAAAAACTTGTCTATCCTGGTGACGCGCTCCGCACACCAGGCATCGAAGCTCACATCCAAGCTAACCGCACTGGGTGCCGACGTGACGGAAATGGCTGTTATTTCTATTAAGCCTCCTGATGATTTCAAGCCGCTTGATGATGCCATTTATTCACTGCCTGAATACGAATGGGTAATCTTCGCCAGTGTCAACGCAGTGAATGCCGTGATTGAACGCGTGCAGGCACTGAATAAATCTGTCGGTGATTTCAAACAATTGAAAATCGCAGCTATCGGTCCAGCCACAGCTGAAGCGCTAAAACAGTTCGGCTTAGAAGCTACATTTTCACCCACAGCATTCATAGCCGAAAGTCTTGCCAGCGAATTTCCCGGATATCCACATCTCAAAGGCACTCGCATATTCTGGCCGCGTACCAACGTAGGTCGCAAGTATTTGCTGGAGAAATTACACGAAGCTGGTGCCCTAGTAGATGCAGTCACTGCCTACCAAACGGAAGGGCCGATTGATCCGGAAAGCAAAGCAGATGCGCTCGTAGATATGCTGGCAAATGACAAACTCAACGTCATAACGATAATGAGTTCAGAAACAGTGCGTAGTCTTAGTCGCTTGTTGCAACTAGGAATTGAGCGGCAAGCAAAGGCGAACAACCACATCGATTTGACTCAATTACTATCCAAAGTAACTCTGGCTGCAATTGGCCCGGAAACGGCTCTGGCTGCCAAAAAGGAATTGCCGGCAGCAATTCACTGCATCGAAGCAACCACGTTTACAACAGACGGATTAGTCAAAGCCATTGTCGACCGCTTTTCCCATTAA
- a CDS encoding CBS domain-containing protein, with product MVLGCRGALHAPFPGGSKNRMEIVLTHNNMDFDSLAAQYAVTKLFPGTRMLPGYPLVGNVREFFALYRDSLPLSQLKYIDAKNIKHIYIVDCQHLDRLDESARKLISRKDNPVGYTIFDHHHIDPEGLGPNARGDSIVKAVGATTTVLVDEIRNRGIKLTPFEATLLLIGIYEDTGCLTYSGTTALDASCVAYLLEQGADIARVNDYLNPKQSEEQVKLLEELINNRRVVNVSGMKAVIAWSQRTRYLEGLATLTRKLVEIESADAVITVVKMRDRIHLVGRSDTQSIDVRQIVLQFGGDGHPGAGSAVSRKTSIEEVINEVEELIKKQVKPEKTAAEIMQAPVRSVRPRVTMEEASRIMLRYGLDGLVVTEGNEVVGVVSRRDIDQALHHKLGHAPVQGFMSRPVLSIRPETPLSEIQHTMVHEDIGKLPVLDASDQLIGIVTRHEVLRTLYGSHAEEDQEHFALPQKRYVHYRDRLNILSDSTLWLFEELGRQAALLNMTAYAVGGCVRDLFLGLPNLDLDFVVEGSAIDLAKALETAYPGRLQLVAKHDRFQTATMIFNAEHKLEIDISTARTEFYEFPAALPTVEASGLEQDLYRRDFTINALAVCLNPGQFGDVIDYFGGLEDLEARLVRILHPFSFIEDPTRLVRAARFAARLGFELEDKTCRQAERAINMGIFDNLGGARMRTELQLILESKDRLKALDLLGRLGGRLRYLDAHLSYGVDIRRSLRRAERLLAHYRVDNNWTVYLGVLLAQLGPSQATEAMERLQISNQDISDISRGLVLAEELNSVSSELKRSEIYELFKGQSDQSLAIAACLATPGSPLRRIVKLYLEQLKPIELSVSGADLLAMGVQQGPQIGEVLKSVLAAKLDGQINGSDDEIAFVKAQLGQALK from the coding sequence ATGGTTCTGGGTTGTAGGGGCGCATTGCATGCGCCCTTTCCCGGCGGTTCAAAGAACAGAATGGAAATCGTACTCACCCACAACAATATGGACTTCGACTCCTTGGCGGCGCAATACGCTGTCACCAAGTTGTTTCCTGGCACCCGTATGTTGCCTGGCTATCCTTTGGTGGGTAATGTTCGGGAATTCTTTGCCCTTTACCGTGATTCATTGCCTCTTTCGCAGCTGAAATACATCGATGCGAAAAACATCAAGCATATCTACATTGTCGATTGCCAGCATTTAGATCGCTTGGATGAATCAGCGCGTAAACTCATAAGTCGCAAGGACAATCCTGTCGGTTACACGATTTTTGATCACCATCACATTGATCCGGAAGGACTGGGTCCAAATGCGAGAGGCGATTCAATCGTCAAAGCGGTTGGCGCAACTACGACTGTATTGGTTGACGAAATTCGCAATCGTGGTATCAAGCTCACACCTTTTGAAGCAACGCTTCTCTTGATTGGTATCTACGAAGATACCGGATGTTTGACATATAGTGGCACGACGGCACTTGACGCGTCATGTGTTGCATATTTGCTCGAGCAAGGCGCCGACATTGCGCGCGTTAACGATTATCTAAATCCGAAGCAATCAGAAGAGCAGGTCAAATTGCTTGAAGAGCTAATCAATAACAGGCGAGTTGTTAACGTGTCCGGCATGAAGGCGGTTATCGCCTGGTCGCAACGTACGAGATATCTTGAAGGGTTGGCCACGCTGACGAGAAAACTTGTTGAAATCGAATCTGCCGACGCGGTAATAACAGTTGTGAAAATGCGTGATCGGATTCATCTTGTCGGTCGCTCAGATACGCAGTCAATTGATGTCCGCCAAATCGTACTTCAATTTGGCGGCGATGGACATCCGGGTGCCGGCTCTGCTGTAAGTCGCAAAACTTCCATTGAAGAGGTAATCAATGAAGTCGAAGAGTTGATCAAGAAGCAAGTAAAACCGGAGAAGACGGCTGCGGAAATCATGCAGGCACCTGTGCGCAGTGTGAGGCCGCGCGTAACTATGGAAGAAGCTTCGCGTATTATGCTTCGTTATGGTTTGGACGGACTTGTAGTTACCGAAGGCAATGAAGTTGTCGGTGTTGTATCGCGCAGAGATATTGATCAAGCGCTGCATCACAAGTTGGGTCATGCTCCTGTGCAAGGGTTTATGAGCAGGCCTGTACTGTCCATTCGTCCTGAAACGCCGCTTAGCGAGATTCAACATACGATGGTTCATGAAGATATCGGCAAATTGCCGGTACTTGATGCAAGCGACCAGCTAATCGGTATTGTGACGCGTCATGAAGTGCTTAGGACTCTTTATGGTTCGCATGCGGAGGAAGATCAAGAACATTTTGCGTTGCCTCAAAAACGCTACGTTCACTATCGTGATCGTCTAAATATTTTGAGCGATTCAACGCTTTGGTTGTTCGAGGAGCTAGGTCGCCAGGCTGCGCTTTTGAATATGACTGCATATGCCGTTGGTGGTTGTGTGCGTGATTTGTTTCTTGGTTTGCCTAATTTGGACTTGGATTTCGTAGTTGAAGGTTCGGCGATCGATTTAGCTAAAGCTCTGGAAACAGCTTACCCTGGGCGTTTGCAGTTGGTCGCCAAACATGATCGTTTTCAAACGGCAACGATGATTTTCAATGCTGAGCACAAATTGGAAATCGACATTTCGACTGCGCGAACGGAATTCTACGAATTTCCGGCAGCGTTGCCTACCGTTGAAGCGTCAGGTCTTGAGCAAGATCTTTATCGTCGAGATTTTACAATAAATGCGTTGGCTGTCTGTTTAAATCCCGGACAATTTGGTGACGTTATAGATTACTTCGGTGGCTTGGAAGATCTTGAGGCAAGACTTGTTCGCATATTGCATCCGTTTAGTTTTATTGAAGATCCGACAAGACTCGTGAGAGCGGCGCGCTTTGCCGCAAGACTTGGCTTTGAGTTGGAAGACAAGACTTGCAGGCAGGCTGAAAGAGCGATAAATATGGGCATCTTCGATAATCTCGGCGGTGCTCGCATGCGCACAGAATTACAATTAATTCTCGAATCAAAAGACAGATTGAAGGCATTGGATTTACTTGGGCGCCTTGGCGGACGCTTACGTTATCTTGATGCACATCTTAGCTATGGTGTTGACATTAGGCGATCTCTTCGACGAGCTGAAAGATTGCTTGCGCACTATCGAGTGGATAATAACTGGACTGTCTATTTGGGAGTCTTGTTGGCGCAACTCGGACCGTCTCAGGCTACTGAAGCAATGGAGCGTTTGCAGATAAGCAATCAAGATATAAGTGACATCAGTCGCGGGCTTGTGTTGGCTGAAGAATTGAATTCGGTTTCTTCAGAATTAAAACGAAGTGAGATTTATGAGTTGTTTAAAGGACAAAGTGACCAGTCACTGGCAATCGCCGCGTGTCTGGCAACTCCAGGAAGTCCATTGCGCCGCATTGTCAAACTCTATCTGGAGCAATTGAAACCAATTGAACTTTCAGTAAGTGGTGCGGATTTACTTGCTATGGGTGTGCAACAAGGCCCGCAAATAGGCGAAGTGTTGAAGTCAGTGCTTGCCGCCAAACTAGATGGACAAATAAACGGATCAGACGACGAAATCGCCTTCGTCAAAGCACAACTCGGCCAAGCGCTGAAATAA
- a CDS encoding helical backbone metal receptor, which yields MKFLHALLMLYLFCTSAMAAVQTSARIVSLAPSNTELLFSLKAEKLLVGVSTYCDFPPDTTKIEKAGSFVSVNIERVMRLKPDTIILVKGQEALGSLLKHKGFKVIILSNDHLSQIPANLIALGEITGKPKEANQLAQAFNESVTNLKSIIAKAKSKPRVFFCVWPEPLLTVGTDSFLNELIVTAGGINIVTQSTKGYPHYSMEKLVMANPDLIILPFEAKESSLPQKSPWTSLKAIKQKRYFYLPNQKEDRLSRPTLRITEGLYWLAIKLHPELQTELQTWLSDTKKKLARL from the coding sequence ATGAAATTCCTTCACGCGCTTTTGATGCTATATCTTTTTTGTACAAGCGCGATGGCGGCGGTTCAGACATCGGCGCGAATTGTTTCGCTGGCACCATCGAACACGGAACTTCTGTTTTCCCTCAAGGCGGAGAAGTTGCTCGTTGGCGTGTCTACCTACTGCGACTTTCCACCGGACACAACGAAGATTGAAAAAGCCGGGTCATTTGTCTCCGTCAACATTGAGCGCGTTATGCGTTTGAAACCGGACACAATAATTCTGGTCAAAGGACAAGAAGCACTTGGTTCGCTTTTAAAGCACAAGGGCTTCAAGGTAATTATCTTGTCCAATGATCACCTGAGCCAAATACCAGCGAATCTGATTGCACTTGGCGAAATAACCGGCAAGCCAAAAGAAGCAAATCAATTGGCACAGGCATTCAACGAAAGCGTAACCAACCTCAAATCAATAATCGCCAAAGCAAAATCAAAGCCACGCGTCTTCTTCTGCGTCTGGCCGGAGCCACTACTCACGGTCGGCACCGATAGTTTTCTCAATGAGTTGATTGTGACTGCCGGTGGCATCAACATCGTCACTCAATCAACAAAAGGCTACCCGCATTACAGTATGGAAAAATTGGTTATGGCAAATCCGGATCTAATCATCCTTCCATTCGAAGCAAAAGAATCATCCTTGCCGCAAAAATCTCCCTGGACTTCGCTAAAAGCAATAAAACAAAAACGCTACTTCTACCTGCCAAACCAAAAAGAAGACCGACTTTCCAGGCCAACTTTGCGAATTACAGAAGGCCTTTATTGGCTGGCAATAAAGTTGCACCCGGAGCTTCAAACGGAGTTGCAGACCTGGCTGTCTGATACAAAGAAGAAATTAGCCAGGCTTTAA
- a CDS encoding PAS domain-containing sensor histidine kinase, with translation MAKCSPKQERTSEKVSTNAYAAAILEASPICMFYCNESGHCLYVNPAYRKLTGFEIEDGCSWEDVLHAEDRARVVTEWKLACAVGAPFENTCRFVCSDESIVWVKVTAKKVAQGDLIGYVGTVENVTAVKDGELTKMNVWRLERLEEFVATLVHDLKAPLVGAERVLEMLVNRSMGDLNSRQLDAIALLKAGNNHKLSMIQKLLDVYLLESGQQEFQFETLNVRTVISDSIIDSAKMAEQKNIRLEFDCGINLHNVVADRKAVAEVINNLLHNALTYSPEGGLVQVQAQNNHKYVVVRVVDTGPGISPEDQAYLFYHFAQGQSGGHYVANTGFGLYISRLIVEAHGGTISCRSEEGLGSVFTVMLPFEAKR, from the coding sequence ATGGCCAAATGTTCGCCGAAGCAGGAACGTACAAGTGAAAAGGTATCCACTAATGCCTATGCAGCGGCAATTTTGGAAGCTTCTCCGATTTGCATGTTCTACTGTAATGAAAGTGGTCACTGTTTATATGTGAATCCGGCTTATCGAAAGCTGACTGGGTTCGAAATTGAAGATGGATGCAGTTGGGAAGATGTCTTGCATGCAGAAGATCGCGCGCGTGTTGTTACCGAATGGAAATTAGCGTGCGCTGTAGGTGCGCCGTTTGAAAATACTTGTCGTTTTGTTTGCAGCGATGAATCTATTGTATGGGTCAAAGTAACTGCCAAGAAAGTCGCGCAGGGCGACTTAATCGGCTACGTCGGCACGGTGGAAAATGTCACAGCCGTTAAAGATGGCGAACTAACCAAAATGAATGTATGGCGTTTGGAGCGCCTCGAAGAATTTGTAGCAACATTGGTTCACGATTTGAAAGCGCCTCTGGTTGGTGCTGAACGTGTACTGGAAATGTTGGTAAATAGATCGATGGGCGATTTGAACTCCCGTCAATTAGATGCAATTGCTCTTTTGAAAGCCGGCAATAATCACAAATTGAGCATGATTCAAAAACTGCTTGATGTTTATCTTTTGGAATCAGGACAACAAGAATTTCAATTTGAAACATTGAATGTGCGCACAGTTATTAGTGACAGCATTATTGATTCGGCCAAAATGGCTGAGCAGAAAAATATTAGACTGGAGTTTGATTGCGGGATCAATTTGCATAATGTGGTTGCCGACAGAAAAGCCGTTGCTGAAGTGATTAATAATTTACTGCACAACGCTTTGACTTATTCGCCTGAAGGCGGATTAGTGCAAGTGCAAGCACAGAATAACCACAAATACGTTGTGGTTCGCGTTGTTGATACTGGTCCTGGAATATCGCCTGAAGATCAAGCGTATTTGTTCTATCACTTTGCGCAAGGTCAAAGTGGCGGACACTACGTGGCAAACACCGGCTTCGGACTCTATATTAGTCGACTAATAGTAGAAGCACACGGCGGCACAATCAGCTGCCGTAGCGAAGAAGGACTAGGCTCCGTCTTTACCGTCATGCTTCCGTTCGAGGCAAAGAGGTAG
- a CDS encoding GNAT family N-acetyltransferase, producing MQLETDRLILRRWQDSDLEPFSAITADAEVRHYYPSTLTKDETKSLIQRFESHFEREGFGLWALELKSSGEFIGYTGLSKPTFEAHFMPCVEIGWQISRKHWGKGYAPEAATKSLEDGFVRLNLEEIVSFTTTSNAQSMRVMEKLGMQRNPSDDYEHPKLPDGHPLKPHVLYRLPKTVWACRTSFNLQA from the coding sequence ATGCAACTGGAAACAGACAGGCTAATTCTTCGCAGGTGGCAAGACTCTGATCTGGAGCCGTTTTCAGCTATTACCGCCGATGCAGAAGTCAGACATTATTATCCAAGCACACTGACCAAAGACGAAACAAAATCACTCATCCAAAGATTTGAATCGCATTTTGAGAGAGAGGGATTTGGTCTTTGGGCACTAGAACTAAAGTCATCGGGAGAATTCATTGGCTACACCGGTTTATCCAAACCAACTTTCGAAGCACATTTCATGCCGTGCGTAGAAATCGGCTGGCAAATTTCCCGCAAGCACTGGGGCAAAGGTTATGCACCGGAAGCAGCGACCAAGAGCCTAGAAGATGGGTTTGTTCGACTTAACCTAGAGGAGATCGTCTCCTTCACCACTACCAGCAACGCACAGTCTATGCGTGTGATGGAGAAGCTAGGCATGCAGCGAAACCCATCAGATGACTATGAACACCCAAAGCTGCCAGACGGACATCCTCTCAAACCCCACGTTCTCTACCGCCTTCCAAAGACTGTCTGGGCCTGCCGAACGAGTTTTAATCTACAGGCGTAG
- the hemC gene encoding hydroxymethylbilane synthase: MIRVGTRESKLALFQTNSVLAKLKQAFPGQKFVTIPIKVHAEKDMKKPLFAFDTRGVFVKELEEALLAGEVDLVVHSLKDLPTDMIEGLALASVLDREDPRDVLISHNKTSFLNLPKGATVASSSRRRLAQLKALRPDLIFTDIRGNIDTRLKKHADGACDAMVLAAAGLIRLDLTQHITEYFDTSVNLPAAGQAAIAVECRANDKDVLAMCKAIENPSVRGEITAERAFLNELGGGCSVPVGVLAREKDNMIDITGCVAALDGSKILRKSASGPVKNAQSMGIELAHSLLQMGAEEILAQLKTTTASVSPP; the protein is encoded by the coding sequence ATGATTCGAGTTGGTACTCGCGAAAGCAAGTTAGCGCTATTTCAAACAAATAGCGTACTAGCTAAGCTGAAGCAAGCATTTCCCGGACAAAAATTTGTCACAATACCTATCAAGGTTCATGCCGAAAAAGACATGAAGAAGCCACTCTTCGCTTTTGACACGCGCGGTGTTTTTGTCAAAGAGTTGGAAGAAGCCCTACTGGCTGGTGAAGTTGATCTCGTCGTGCATAGTCTCAAGGATTTGCCGACAGACATGATCGAGGGGCTGGCACTTGCTTCTGTTCTCGACAGAGAAGATCCGCGCGATGTTCTCATTAGCCACAACAAAACTTCTTTTCTGAATTTACCAAAAGGAGCAACTGTTGCTTCATCAAGCCGTAGACGCCTGGCTCAATTAAAAGCCTTACGCCCGGATTTGATCTTTACCGACATTCGCGGCAACATCGACACCCGTTTAAAAAAGCATGCAGACGGCGCTTGTGACGCGATGGTTCTTGCCGCTGCCGGACTTATTCGCTTGGACCTCACGCAACACATAACCGAATATTTTGATACGTCGGTAAACTTGCCTGCCGCCGGACAAGCAGCCATTGCTGTTGAGTGCCGCGCGAATGACAAAGATGTTCTCGCTATGTGCAAAGCTATCGAAAACCCTTCTGTCAGAGGAGAAATTACAGCCGAGCGCGCATTTCTAAACGAATTAGGCGGCGGTTGCTCCGTGCCCGTCGGAGTTCTCGCCAGAGAAAAAGACAACATGATAGATATCACCGGTTGTGTGGCGGCACTGGATGGCAGCAAGATTTTGCGCAAGTCTGCAAGCGGACCAGTCAAAAATGCCCAGTCAATGGGAATCGAATTAGCGCACTCACTCCTACAAATGGGCGCCGAAGAAATTCTTGCTCAACTTAAAACAACAACAGCCTCTGTTTCACCCCCGTAA
- the hemA gene encoding glutamyl-tRNA reductase produces MNHLVVCGLNYHSSPIAIRERFIIPTSCLTHALHALARMPHIKEAAVVSTCNRTEVYALVSDVQAGLQEIESFFLSTQTVADHGALRPNFKLLREDVVLHLFRVASGLDSMVLGEGQIMAQVKDSHQAALDAGTAGPFLDQLFKTALNCGKRVRTETSMGRRAVSISSAAVELARELMGPLAEKNIVVVGAGKMGKVLLKHLLTENGNGPVVVLNRSQERLASLTNGDIPNAHRMKTGFTMEDLPQLAASADIVFVSTSAPQFLLDAKDLQAQKTNPNLSIIDISVPRNVNPDIADIAGVKSFHADDLMAIVNKNMAEREALVAEAEDIVFESLESFNGWQRSLLVVPTITELRQKIESIRLAQMAKSQSAGNDSGDMRDKMEDISRSIINQILHHPTVQLKATTDYGALRQQAEALRQLFNLNVSEPMATGHHNATQASGKSCPFAESGKQVDDALKDFSDKLKKAWLSFT; encoded by the coding sequence ATGAATCACCTGGTCGTCTGCGGTCTCAATTACCACTCAAGTCCAATTGCTATCCGCGAACGGTTCATTATCCCTACTTCCTGTTTGACGCACGCATTGCATGCACTTGCTCGCATGCCGCACATCAAGGAAGCAGCAGTTGTTTCGACCTGCAACAGAACAGAAGTCTATGCGCTTGTCTCCGATGTGCAAGCAGGACTCCAAGAAATCGAATCGTTTTTCCTGTCAACACAAACTGTTGCTGACCACGGAGCACTACGTCCCAATTTCAAACTTCTGAGAGAAGACGTTGTCTTGCACTTGTTCCGTGTCGCCAGCGGACTAGACAGCATGGTTTTGGGCGAAGGGCAGATAATGGCCCAAGTGAAGGACTCGCATCAAGCAGCTCTTGATGCCGGCACAGCTGGACCATTTCTCGATCAACTTTTCAAAACAGCCCTCAACTGCGGCAAGCGTGTACGCACGGAAACATCAATGGGACGCCGCGCTGTGTCCATTAGCTCGGCAGCAGTCGAGTTGGCGCGCGAATTAATGGGACCACTAGCAGAGAAAAACATCGTGGTTGTCGGTGCGGGCAAAATGGGCAAAGTCTTGCTAAAGCATTTGCTTACAGAAAATGGCAACGGTCCTGTAGTTGTGCTCAATCGCAGCCAAGAAAGATTGGCATCGCTGACAAACGGTGATATACCAAATGCGCACAGAATGAAGACCGGTTTCACCATGGAAGATTTGCCGCAACTGGCAGCAAGTGCCGACATAGTGTTTGTTTCCACATCAGCACCACAGTTTCTTCTGGACGCCAAAGACTTGCAAGCTCAAAAGACAAACCCAAATCTTTCCATTATTGATATTTCCGTCCCACGCAACGTTAATCCGGACATAGCCGACATTGCCGGAGTGAAATCATTCCACGCCGATGATTTGATGGCTATCGTCAACAAAAACATGGCTGAACGTGAAGCTCTTGTTGCCGAAGCAGAAGACATTGTTTTTGAGTCACTGGAAAGTTTCAACGGATGGCAGAGATCGCTTCTTGTTGTGCCGACAATTACAGAACTGCGTCAAAAAATCGAGTCCATTCGCCTGGCGCAAATGGCCAAATCACAATCAGCCGGCAACGATTCCGGCGATATGCGCGACAAGATGGAAGACATCAGCCGCAGTATCATCAACCAAATCCTTCACCACCCAACAGTTCAACTAAAGGCAACAACAGACTACGGTGCACTGCGCCAACAGGCAGAAGCTCTGCGCCAGTTGTTTAACCTGAATGTCAGCGAACCAATGGCGACAGGCCATCACAACGCCACTCAAGCTTCAGGCAAAAGCTGCCCATTTGCGGAATCAGGCAAGCAAGTTGACGATGCCCTCAAAGATTTTTCCGACAAGCTAAAGAAAGCTTGGCTGAGTTTTACATGA
- the hemB gene encoding porphobilinogen synthase: MSNMAITTKPAVSEATFPSVRMRRMRATSPLRGLVSETKLSVEKLIYPLFIVPGNSVKKPISSMPGIHQQSIDSMLKEVEEVQALGIKGVILFGIPENKDDRASQAFAKEGITQEAIRAIKNAFPEMIVIADTCLCEYMDHGHCGIATDNGIDNDESVKILVKAAISQAEAGADIIAPSDMMDGRIGAIRKGLDKNGFENIPIMAYSAKFASGFYGPFREAAESAPRFGDRTSYQMDPANGREAIREIELDIAEGADVVMVKPALAYLDVIARARMITNLPIAAYNVSGEYSMIKAAAANGWIDERRVVLETLTGIFRAGADIIITYHAKDVATWLS; encoded by the coding sequence ATGTCTAACATGGCAATAACGACAAAACCAGCCGTATCCGAGGCAACTTTCCCATCCGTTCGCATGCGCCGCATGAGAGCGACAAGCCCGTTGCGTGGTTTAGTCAGTGAAACAAAGCTCTCCGTCGAAAAACTCATCTATCCGCTTTTCATAGTGCCGGGCAACAGCGTGAAGAAGCCAATTTCTTCCATGCCCGGCATTCACCAGCAAAGCATTGACTCGATGCTCAAAGAAGTAGAAGAGGTTCAAGCTCTAGGTATCAAGGGTGTGATTTTGTTCGGTATACCTGAGAACAAGGATGACAGAGCAAGCCAAGCTTTTGCCAAGGAAGGCATTACACAAGAAGCAATCAGAGCAATCAAAAACGCTTTCCCGGAAATGATAGTCATAGCCGACACTTGTCTTTGTGAGTACATGGACCATGGACACTGTGGAATTGCCACAGACAACGGCATAGACAATGACGAGAGCGTAAAAATCTTGGTGAAAGCCGCTATTTCACAGGCTGAAGCAGGCGCCGACATAATTGCTCCGTCGGACATGATGGATGGAAGAATAGGCGCAATTCGCAAAGGCTTAGACAAAAACGGTTTTGAAAACATCCCAATAATGGCTTACAGTGCCAAGTTCGCCTCTGGCTTTTACGGTCCATTCCGCGAAGCCGCCGAATCAGCCCCGCGCTTTGGCGACCGCACCTCCTACCAGATGGACCCTGCCAACGGGCGGGAAGCCATCCGGGAAATAGAACTGGACATAGCCGAGGGCGCCGATGTCGTTATGGTTAAACCGGCCCTGGCCTATCTAGATGTCATCGCAAGAGCTAGAATGATAACCAACCTGCCAATTGCGGCATATAATGTCTCAGGAGAATACTCCATGATTAAGGCAGCTGCAGCCAACGGCTGGATAGATGAAAGAAGGGTTGTATTGGAGACTCTAACCGGCATTTTTCGCGCTGGGGCCGACATTATAATCACCTATCATGCTAAGGACGTAGCCACCTGGCTATCCTGA
- a CDS encoding SRPBCC family protein, with protein sequence MFKQKALDFLPFIGKLSLASALTVAVFLSGPGVSAKQELAAGTQKQPYTLGEQQIGKKSYVVSSMIVNARPEVCYKICTDYKNAAATFPTLKKCLVMQDNGGGNKVIKYVTRPTGAFTDYSYTLEVKETPNQMVAWNRIDGDFKAIDGYWKIEPSQGGSKTLVTYMGFVDGGLFMPQVLIKRQFRIDLPPCMTALKTKAESSNKPRVADKPDGSVDQ encoded by the coding sequence ATGTTTAAGCAGAAAGCCCTTGACTTCTTGCCATTTATTGGCAAGCTCTCATTAGCCTCTGCGTTGACCGTAGCCGTTTTTCTTTCCGGTCCAGGCGTTTCTGCCAAGCAAGAGCTTGCCGCGGGCACACAGAAGCAGCCATACACGTTAGGTGAGCAACAGATAGGCAAGAAGTCGTACGTCGTCAGTTCGATGATTGTTAATGCGCGTCCTGAAGTTTGCTACAAAATATGTACAGATTATAAAAATGCTGCTGCAACATTTCCGACATTGAAGAAGTGTCTCGTTATGCAAGACAATGGCGGCGGCAATAAAGTTATTAAGTACGTAACACGTCCAACAGGCGCGTTTACTGATTACAGTTACACGCTGGAAGTAAAAGAAACGCCTAACCAGATGGTTGCGTGGAATCGCATTGATGGTGACTTCAAAGCTATTGATGGCTATTGGAAAATAGAGCCTTCTCAAGGCGGCAGCAAAACATTGGTCACATACATGGGCTTTGTCGATGGTGGCTTATTCATGCCGCAAGTGCTCATCAAGCGCCAATTCCGCATTGACTTGCCTCCTTGCATGACAGCTTTGAAAACAAAAGCTGAATCATCGAACAAGCCACGAGTAGCAGACAAGCCAGACGGCAGCGTCGATCAATAG